From a region of the Lactuca sativa cultivar Salinas chromosome 4, Lsat_Salinas_v11, whole genome shotgun sequence genome:
- the LOC111879956 gene encoding uncharacterized protein LOC111879956, which yields MNPSKVEEGLFHHHLDPIAEPEPLILDHSHHEEEPPPPLEFCLPPLSEFDLFRDDNEEDSISRTSSEADGALPATNNNDVSSQKTNPRPEYVNPEPHISSQFYTFNIESHSLMIRCILEGRLANPDEIKAATPQAVLASWRSVWKDRNEDTAYLTAWKRIQEKLTVHRGQHGNEFLCSKNNSNNQFVSHTSQWQEIVMNFHGDADLKHLGLKETIERIKQVWTIGAKFYGIPESYIRACVAACPICSDSNASGGGRSKRRRFEYTESFDVPAKDVPSKLQQLATKHKVVLCIRQKYIRYKPFMAEVKDYACHRAGEPASSSKKSRILKREPYASKRCGCGFRIRAIVPISNYNEKDKTFVYQEEGMAVFKLYAVHSGHEPGPLDGNARIMHRIVGHKGGLLTDQDLVYGMSDETDNENFMGKDDSDMQHTVLQQVKELKNEVGLLEAKITKMPPELLSSVSQELFDVINKVRNVGEYGSKSLGLMSDNDLVDWSGHQRIYGDGKDTDLIEDDDDSFERTLGDVGSWDDTCKPEKWLKCNGFDEDSKLTKPIRHDETETDSLVGLQVDSFYPENPKWYDSPCGLDPGMECGSNGFRHGEIV from the coding sequence ATGAATCCAAGCAAAGTTGAAGAGGGTCTGTTTCATCATCACCTTGATCCGATCGCAGAACCTGAGCCCTTGATTTTGGATCACAGCCACCACGAGGAGGAACCCCCGCCGCCGCTGGAATTCTGTCTACCTCCCTTGTCGGAATTCGACTTGTTTCGTGATGACAATGAGGAAGATTCCATCAGCCGCACATCCTCCGAAGCAGACGGTGCTCTACCAGCTACAAATAATAACGACGTTTCTTCCCAAAAAACAAACCCTAGACCTGAATACGTTAACCCAGAGCCTCACATATCTTCTCAATTTTACACATTTAACATCGAATCTCACTCCTTGATGATCCGTTGTATACTCGAAGGCCGTCTCGCGAATCCCGACGAGATTAAGGCGGCGACGCCTCAAGCGGTTCTCGCTAGCTGGAGGTCAGTCTGGAAAGACCGCAACGAAGACACCGCCTACCTGACGGCATGGAAGCGAATTCAAGAGAAGCTCACTGTCCATAGAGGCCAACACGGTAATGAATTCCTTTGTTCCAAGAACAATTCGAATAATCAATTTGTTTCACATACCAGTCAATGGCAAGAAATCGTCATGAATTTTCATGGCGATGCTGATTTGAAGCACCTAGGGTTGAAAGAAACCATAGAAAGAATCAAACAAGTTTGGACAATAGGTGCTAAGTTCTACGGGATACCTGAATCTTACATTAGGGCTTGTGTAGCTGCTTGTCCTATTTGTTCAGATTCAAACGCCTCTGGTGGGGGCCGATCAAAAAGACGTAGATTTGAGTACACAGAATCATTCGATGTCCCAGCAAAAGATGTACCTAGTAAGCTGCAACAATTGGCAACTAAACATAAGGTTGTTTTATGTATAAGACAAAAGTACATTAGATATAAACCATTCATGGCAGAAGTTAAAGATTACGCATGTCATCGAGCAGGGGAACCCGCTTCATCATCTAAAAAATCAAGAATCTTGAAAAGGGAACCTTATGCATCCAAGCGTTGTGGATGTGGGTTTCGAATAAGGGCAATTGTGCCAATTTCTAATTACAATGAGAAAGATAAAACCTTTGTATATCAAGAAGAGGGAATGGCTGTTTTCAAGCTCTATGCTGTTCATTCAGGGCATGAACCTGGTCCATTGGAtggaaatgcaagaattatgcaTAGAATTGTTGGTCATAAAGGCGGATTGTTAACGGATCAAGATTTGGTTTATGGAATGAGTGATGAAACTGATAATGAAAACTTCATGGGGAAAGATGATAGTGATATGCAACACACGGTTTTGCAGCAAGTAAAGGAGTTAAAGAATGAAGTTGGGCTTCTCGAAGcgaaaattaccaaaatgccaccCGAGCTTTTGAGTTCCGTGTCTCAAGAATTGTTTGATGTGATAAACAAAGTTAGAAACGTAGGAGAATATGGATCAAAATCATTAGGGCTAATGTCTGATAATGATTTGGTAGATTGGAGTGGACATCAAAGGATTTATGGAGATGGAAAAGATACGGATTTGATTGAAGATGATGACGACAGTTTTGAACGGACACTTGGCGATGTTGGATCTTGGGACGACACGTGTAAACCCGAAAAATGGCTGAAATGCAATGGATTTGATGAAGATTCCAAACTTACAAAACCCATAAGACATGATGAAACAGAAACAGATAGTCTTGTTGGTTTGCAAGTTGACAGTTTCTACCCTGAGAATCCAAAATGGTATGATTCCCCTTGTGGTTTGGACCCTGGAATGGAATGTGGGAGCAATGGATTCCGACATGGGGAGATTGTGTAG
- the LOC111879948 gene encoding uncharacterized protein LOC111879948 isoform X1, giving the protein MLAIMFLIVLPKRPEVIAKKPKLAIIVNDILSVKEIKRIPYLLSKGSKNWLIWRHCQKGSGFASQIVREFINVLQNLLTQNPEIVDDDLLTFMREKQKDKEEKGDKDKNVISKMKFDLLSEKNATHETTPMLTQTIEVLFVTIRSIYKVGD; this is encoded by the exons ATGCTAGCTATTATGTTTCTCATT GTGCTCCCCAAAAGGCCAGAGGTTATAGCCAAAAAGCCGAAACTTGCTATTATTGTTAATGACATTCTCAGTGTGAAAGAGATTAAGCGAATACCATATCTGTTGTCTAAGGGATCAAAAAATTGGCTGATTTGGAG GCATTGCCAAAAGGGAAGTGGTTTTGCTTCCCAGATTGTAAGAGAATTCATTAATGTTTTGCAAAATTTGCTAACTCAAAATCCGGAGATTGTTGATGATGACCTGTTGACTTTTATGAGGGAGAAGCAAAAGGATAAGGAGGAGAAGGGGGACAAGGACAAAAATGTaatttcaaaaatgaaatttgatCTTTTAAGTGAGAAGAATGCTACCCATGAAACCACACCCATGCTTACACAAACAATTGAGGTGCTGTTTGTAACCATAAGGTCCATTTATAAAGTTGGAGACTAA
- the LOC111879948 gene encoding uncharacterized protein LOC111879948 isoform X2 — protein MDVLPKRPEVIAKKPKLAIIVNDILSVKEIKRIPYLLSKGSKNWLIWRHCQKGSGFASQIVREFINVLQNLLTQNPEIVDDDLLTFMREKQKDKEEKGDKDKNVISKMKFDLLSEKNATHETTPMLTQTIEVLFVTIRSIYKVGD, from the exons ATGGAT GTGCTCCCCAAAAGGCCAGAGGTTATAGCCAAAAAGCCGAAACTTGCTATTATTGTTAATGACATTCTCAGTGTGAAAGAGATTAAGCGAATACCATATCTGTTGTCTAAGGGATCAAAAAATTGGCTGATTTGGAG GCATTGCCAAAAGGGAAGTGGTTTTGCTTCCCAGATTGTAAGAGAATTCATTAATGTTTTGCAAAATTTGCTAACTCAAAATCCGGAGATTGTTGATGATGACCTGTTGACTTTTATGAGGGAGAAGCAAAAGGATAAGGAGGAGAAGGGGGACAAGGACAAAAATGTaatttcaaaaatgaaatttgatCTTTTAAGTGAGAAGAATGCTACCCATGAAACCACACCCATGCTTACACAAACAATTGAGGTGCTGTTTGTAACCATAAGGTCCATTTATAAAGTTGGAGACTAA